In Ictalurus punctatus breed USDA103 chromosome 18, Coco_2.0, whole genome shotgun sequence, the genomic stretch TACACATTTATTATTCATCGCTAATAAGCTAATATAATTAACATTTGTGATCGTATAAGGCACTGGCAGCGTTGGAGGTAGCAGTTTTTAGAAAGTCTATGCTATGAAATGTGAAAACCTCAGGCGGATGATGAGTGTTCCTCCTTTTTACCCTGTGGTAGAGCCACAACGGACACAGCATCGCATTAGCGACTCACGGAGCAGAGTGGATGGGGTGTTTTGCACCATAAAATATTATGAGAGCCATTACAAAAGCCATCATCTTTTACCActtcagcatgataatgactgAGATAAAGATCAGGACAGAGAGGCCTTCTTTCAGATGAAGGGTTCCACTTTGCACATAATATCTTTATGTAATTTATTCAGAACATAGACTGAGATACAGGAATTCTTTTCCTCTATGAGTAATACTGAGTATGCCAACTGGGGCGTCCAAAGAGTTTAGCTGAGCGCGTGTCAGATTTACCGTGGCCGAATGAAAATTAAACATTGTGATAAACAGCCTATTGTTCCTCAAGAAATGTCATTTAGAGTAATATCTTCCGTATCGCCAACTCAAAGAGCTGCAACGTTCAATTCGGAGAAGTTTCTTGGTAAGATATCATGTATAGAGTCTCTGATATTCATTTGTGTGGAATCACTATATAACCAATAACTCAAACTGTGATGACAAGCATAGGCAgggtctgagagagagagagagagagagagagagagagagagagatcaacaCAATTTTCCATGATAGGAAATGCATTACACATCAGGTGTGCCTCCGGTGGTACCTGAGACAGGTAGGAAGTTTgaggaaatgtttgttttatccACTAAGCAGCAGTAACTTTAACTTACGGTAAAAAACGTATTCGGTGTAGCTGGACCACATCTTGTCGTCGGCGTGCTGGCTGAGCACGGAGGCGGTGAGGGACGAGTTGCACGCTACCATGTGGAAGCCGCACTCGGAGAGCACGTCGAAGGCGCGCTCGAGCTGCTTGAACTTGAGGTAGAAGCGCGACGTGTAGCGCTCGGGAGTTCGGTCCGGGTCGCGGCTCTCGTTCAGCGTCTCACCGAACACCTCTTTGGCCAGCGCAATGCGGCCGCACACCATGATCCGGGGCACGCGCCTGAACTTGGTGTCCGCTTGGCCTTGGCTCTCGCGGCCCGCCGTGCACGAGCCGCGGTAGCCCACCGTGAGGAAGCCGCTCTTCCGGTCGGCGGGCACGAGGGACGGCGGCGGGCACGCGCGCTGGTCGCTTCCCAGCGAACCATCCTCGTAGTCGCTGTGAGCGCAATCGTCCGGACTGGGCTTCACCTCCTCGGGCGTTAACAACTTCACCAGGTCCGGCAGCTGGAAGTACTCCGCCTCTTTCCTCAGGCGAGCTTTTTCAGGGAAATGCTCAGGTAGCACCACCTGTCTGTCCCGCAGGAAGTCCAGCACGTAGCGGAACAGGAAGCCGTCACGGTCGATGAAATACCGACCCTTGGGGTCTCGCGCGAGATCGGGCACCGCGCTGCTTTTTGGCGAGAATATTTTGCCCAGTAGGGACCCGGGCTGGCTCACGAGCGTGGCGTGGCGCGTGTAGTACACCTGACCCCCCACGTTGAGCTCGAGAACGTCTGGAAAGCAGTTCAGGGCGCACGATGGCTCTTTGGTCGCGGGCTGAGTCCTACAGTTCCCGGTCAAAGACATAGTTTCAGTCATCAGGGAtggactaataataataataataataataataataataataatgaaaagttTCTTCCAACAAGATGTCACATGAACTCAATCTTCATCATGATAATCAAGAAGCATTTGCAGTTATGTGCAGTTGACTCAAATCTGACTCCTCCCTGAAATGTTTAGTTTTAAAGAAGATGTCTGCTCTTCCGATCAGAACACGGTGAAGGTAAAATGGGAAGAAAGAAAACCCTCCATATATCTGAGTAAAAACCCCTATATGATCATGGGATGTGGTTTCACGAGAGCTTCAGCAGAGCTTCGGGGACGTCGGAGCACAAAATTAGAAAGATATTGCgcctctgtgtctgattttccAAACAGCAGGCTCACTCGCTCGTGCACTCAACGAAACAGGCAACATCTGTGCTGTTTATAAGTAaaggtaaaaacaacaacaataagtccagtaaaatatcaaatataactCCACCAAACGACTGATGAAAGTTTGGAGCCGAACCCCGATGGAGCGGTGTGTACTCACGGTGTGTCCGGAGGAGCCAGAGCCAGCATCACTCCTGCTCTGTTCGACATCACGCTTCTCGTGTGGATTAGCAGATCTTCTCCAacgccttctctctctctctctctctctctctctctctcttcctccgaCGTGCATACGTACGTGCCCGCGCACACCGTGTAGAAGCGCGAGAGCGCGCATGGAGCTCCCTTTTCCCGCTCAGGGTGGTgccagtctaaaaaaaaaaatagaaaagaaaaaaaggaaagggggaaaaagCCTCAGCTGATGTTGCCTCAGCGGTTtaggagggaggaaaaaaacataatggCTTATGAAGAATTACATCATCTTAAAGGAGTAGCGCGCGGACCGGATGTAATCTGACACGCACGAGCCTGGCTCTTTAATCTTTACTTGCTTTgaatatttgtcttttttttttttggtgttctGGTAAATCCACTGGACTTCTTATTTAGGACATGCATACTCACACACGTTTAGCTTCCGGAATATTCTGGACTTGCTGTTTGCACGTTTCACATTTGTTAATGATTTCTTTTCGCacgcatttttttaaaaaaaattttatttcttttggcTCTGTGTAATGTTGAATTTTGGAAAGTTGTCTAaccctcagcagcagcagcagcagcagcagcagcagcaagcAAACAAACCTCTTTCCATTTCAGCACcacggacagagacagacacttTAACACCCGCTAGAGCTTATTGACCTTTATAAAAATATCCTCATGAGCACTACACCCTGCAGATTATTATTCCATCTTCATCTTCTGCGTACCACTTCCTCCAAACGTGCATTAATGTGTAAGTAGGCCCGGTGGCGATTCATCCATACGGACAGGTTCATTTATATCATCATTAatcctcattcacaactccatagATTTTTAATTCAGTTGAAATATTAATTAGCTTTTCTGATTGGTTTGTTGATTCGCTCGCCTTTCTAGGTACTCACTGCCCTATTTAgctccatagagttattattgcacctagtggtcataCATGAAAACTACAACAAGCTCTAATAAATAGAGACCCATTGGGGTAGGAATCACGCTGCCCCATGCTGACTCGATAAACATTTTCAGTGGAGGATGAGGAGCGGACAGGGCAGTTAATGACAGGATTGGTTTGGTTTTGTGGTAATTTGAGGTAGTTTAATATACTCTGAGGCCAACAatatcttgttttatagcaaataatcacCACGGTGACCTTTCCCCATgcagtgctgcagaaatgtgtctcccttttccaatgCCCGACATTTTTGACTTGTTTCAGGACTTTTCTGTGGTTTGTGAGATAAAATGTGGTTTGGCTGGAAATCTTTACTAAAACCTGACAACACAGTTGAACAAAttactcactggccactttattaggaacacatgtcCACTTACTTATTCATGCAGttgtccaatcagccaatcatgtggcctCAGTTTTTATGTAATGCATGTGCATGGTgtggaaaaaaccccaaaacatccattgagtggcagttctgtagGAGGAAACACCATGTTGTTGAGAGAGGGTCAGAGGAGAAGGGGCCTAATAAAGAAGCaagaggtgacggtggtgaggagaaactccctgagatgatatgagacagaaaccttgagaggaaccggactccaaaaggaacccatcctcaccTCGTGTCACCGGATAGAGCGATTATACATCATTACTCTTCTATAGCTGTGTACTATAGACTAATGCAGTGCTAAGTTTGTTGGAAAGATGTTCAGTATCAGCATCAGAgtcgtcatttttttttatttcagtagcGTTTCAACTTTAGGTCAATAATATCTGGGTGACTGTCTATCATATCCACTGTATAATGAATGAGACTTGAGCATAGAAATAGGCCGTCTTTACAACCGTGTtgagcagaaaggcatctcagaaCGCTACAACACATCAGTCGGATGGGCTGCAactgcagaagaccacatcaggttttcACAACTGGTTTCCTTCATAATAAATATCCAAGTGTTCCGGTGagtgtataaaatatatctgGATACATATAACTACAGtacccttcactaatattggcacccttggtaaatgtgagcaaagagggctgtgaaaatttttttattgtttaaccttttgatcttttgttttaaaaaaaatcacaaaaatactctgctctcatggatatcaaacaattccaaacacaacacgggtttatccaaaaaatatctttgttcaatataggtgtgcaacaattattggcacccttttagtcaatactttgtgctacctccctttaccaagataacagctctgagtcttctcctataacactgatgaggttggagaatacatggtgagggatctgagagcgttcctccatacagaatctctccagatccttcacatttcaggtccacgctggtggactctcctcttcagttcaccccacaggttctctatggggttcgggtcaggggactgggatggtcagagcaggaccttgattttgtggtcagtaaaccatttttgtgttgattttgatgtatgtgtgcgtgtgtgtgccacatttattggcacccctatacctgtgttgtgtttgcagttgtttgatgtccatgagagtGTTTTTGTCAGTGGTGCCTCTGCAAAATTAAAGTTGGATCCTCCACCTAATATAACTGGACCAGTGTCTAATCTACACTCATTCATGCTGGCAGGATTTTGTATCATCATATTTTCCAGCCCTGCATCACTGGTGCTGTTCctgaacacgcacacacgcacaaacacacgcacacacacacacacacacacacacacacacacacacacacacacacacacacacacagagatccaCAAGGCTCCCACGAGAGTGTCAGCCTGTGCACAAAACACTGTTGTGCATTAAGGGGTATAGCtgaggcttgtccaaatgaagTTTCTCTGCAGCTGACTAagcctccttctctctccctctctctctctctctctctcactctcacgctctctctcactctcacgctctctctctatctatctttctttctttctttttatttaatagcCCAGAGGTACATTATTGCATGCTTTGTTAATGCTGGAGCGATGCACCATTTTTATGAGAAATGGGAAATAAGAGCACGCATCCCCCTAACTGCTGTTCCTTTATGAGCCATTAAGGACTAATAACAATCACAGCAGCACATGGTGTATACAGCAGGGTCAGACACCATGTTACAGAGCATTCAGCATTCAGATCTGCCAGACTGTGCTGTGTATTAACACAAAGAATAACACAATATGTTTCAAAAGTGGTAAAAGAATTAAAAGTCATGTATTACATCATGCTTGTTCCCAGTACATGCTTTTCTACACCACAGAAAGTTTCTGGTTAATTAAACACAGCTAATGTGAAAGTTAAGCCAAAATCCTATTCATTATTTGCTCATCATGTGGCTCACAGCGTGATGTAGCtgagattattttatttccagagAGGTTTCAGATCTACTGCCTCACCATCACCAAGCCTTCTAAAACATGCAGTCCCTGCCTGGGACTTCCAGCCACTGCATGAATATTTTCCAACCTGTCTATCAGAAATCCGGAACCCAGACTTTGAATTTTTGGGGTTATTCCAGAACTTTCTCTCCAGTCACATGCAAGGACTGAGCTGCCCTCGTTATCTCCGCTCACAGCATAAACAACCTTCATTTCAATGAAGTCGCTGTGAAGGTTTGAAACTTTTTGTTTTGATATCAGTGATGATTCTTCAGGACTGTTGCAGGGAGGAAACGTTGCCAAGCACCGTCTCGACTCGAGCACGGGGAGGTGCCATGTTCAATCTGACCTCCACGGGGATTTACTGCCATTAGCTCCagccttgtttttgttttcttctcgcAGTCATTTAGTTCCTGATCCTGGAAAACCCACCGCAATACTTTTCAGCTGTAGCTGTGGGATTTCAGCAGCAGCCTTTCATTCAAACAAAGGGAAGAATGAATCAGAATATACCAAGAaagtgtgagggggaaaaaaaatcctcctCTTATGCCtataatttataattacatGCTTCTGTTTCATTTTGTATGCTGACGGATTTGCTGTCTGGAACACAGATGTGTTAACCACCGAACACTAAACAATAATCACTGTCACAATAATCACTTCCAGAGCATTTATGATTTTCTAGAATGTACTTAcagtcttttccttttttttttcttttccatttttaatctttaataCTGGGCATGTAGTAGCTATTTTTAGAGTCTAATATATTCCATAACAGAACCTTTTTATGGCGCTGTATATTGAGAATTGCATGCTAGGATCTCTGAATCCCATTTTCCCTTTTCGTCTGACCGGGTTCTTTTGAGC encodes the following:
- the kctd16b gene encoding BTB/POZ domain-containing protein KCTD16b, with the protein product MTETMSLTGNCRTQPATKEPSCALNCFPDVLELNVGGQVYYTRHATLVSQPGSLLGKIFSPKSSAVPDLARDPKGRYFIDRDGFLFRYVLDFLRDRQVVLPEHFPEKARLRKEAEYFQLPDLVKLLTPEEVKPSPDDCAHSDYEDGSLGSDQRACPPPSLVPADRKSGFLTVGYRGSCTAGRESQGQADTKFRRVPRIMVCGRIALAKEVFGETLNESRDPDRTPERYTSRFYLKFKQLERAFDVLSECGFHMVACNSSLTASVLSQHADDKMWSSYTEYVFYRGSSRWSSPPCDCCCKGHKGEGEGESGTSFNELSTSSSESQSEASSPQGTVIRGPVSRQAHVQTLDRPSKKERPGGQLLQQQQSEQRRKSDLLRTLTSSSRDTSGSKKRPAKEKMSVEEELEKCIQDFRKIKIPEQFPERKYMWQADLLRKYRL